In the genome of Candidatus Jidaibacter acanthamoeba, one region contains:
- a CDS encoding ribbon-helix-helix protein, CopG family — translation MKKNITIRLDNDVINILDVLASKTSSTKTEIIEKALYAYALNNKKDKSNLLKFAGNWKEEEANRMLNDIYSSRISKE, via the coding sequence ATGAAGAAAAACATAACTATAAGATTAGATAACGATGTAATAAATATATTAGATGTTTTAGCAAGTAAAACATCTTCAACAAAAACAGAAATTATTGAGAAAGCATTATATGCATATGCGCTAAATAATAAAAAAGATAAAAGTAATTTGCTAAAGTTTGCCGGCAACTGGAAAGAAGAAGAAGCAAATAGAATGCTTAATGATATTTATTCCTCAAGAATAAGTAAGGAGT